In the genome of Paenibacillus pabuli, the window CTATTTTGAGAATGCCTTAAAAACAATGGCTGCTTCCAGAACTTCCTTTGGCTAACACCATATTGACGCTCTGTTCGCTCTGAGAAGCGATTGATCAGAACACAAAATCAAGGAGGGAAGATCATTGAATAACTTGATTGAGAATGTTGATCATGTTCAAATACCTGTTAAAGACGTTGATCAGGCAGTGGGATGGTACACTGAAGTGTTAGGATTAGAACCACTGATAGTTTATCCTCACGCAGCATGGCTGAAATTCAATTCAGGCCCCTTACTGATGCTTCATCTCAGTTCGAAAAATGATAAGACTTTATGGTTGTCCAATGATGGTTTTCCTATGCCATCATTTATGTTTCTAACAAAGGATATTGAATTATTACACACAACATTACAATCGCATGATGTAAAGATAAGACTATATGAAGATCATGGGTTTGGATGGGTGATTAAGTTTACAGACCCATTTGGGAATGAGTTAGGAGCATTTCAGCCAAAAGAATGACACTTATAACATCGTATTCACATGCGGGTCCCTATCGCGCCCCTTGATTCGACCGAGGCTTTTCAAAGAAGTGGAGTCAGACGGTCAACGTTTCTTGGATAGAATACGTCTGATCTATGAGATGTTGAATCCCGAAAACTTTGCTGGCGAATATGTGAAAGGTTATTTTGAGCTATACCGCTACGGTTATAATCTGCATTGGACTCAAACGAGCATCAGTCGAATTCAGGAAACATAAAAATAGAATGAGAGCAGAGTAAAATATCACGTTTACTCAAGTAGGGAGGCGTTTCTTTTGCAATCTTCTGAGCTTGTTCATCAATTTATGAATTGTTTTAATCAACTGAACGTATACGATATTTCCCCCGTATTTGAA includes:
- a CDS encoding VOC family protein, which codes for MNNLIENVDHVQIPVKDVDQAVGWYTEVLGLEPLIVYPHAAWLKFNSGPLLMLHLSSKNDKTLWLSNDGFPMPSFMFLTKDIELLHTTLQSHDVKIRLYEDHGFGWVIKFTDPFGNELGAFQPKE